Proteins encoded in a region of the Actinomycetota bacterium genome:
- a CDS encoding glycosyltransferase family 2 protein, with the protein MNETTPSSAKFSILVPAYNAEHILGRTLASLVTQELPEWEACVVDDGSTDATFEVALEWAEQDRRIKSARKDNGGTSSARNAAAKMASGTWLCLLDA; encoded by the coding sequence GTGAACGAAACCACGCCTTCCTCGGCCAAGTTCTCGATCCTCGTGCCCGCGTACAACGCCGAGCACATTCTCGGGCGAACACTCGCGAGCCTTGTGACGCAGGAACTCCCGGAATGGGAGGCATGCGTTGTCGACGACGGCTCGACAGACGCGACCTTCGAGGTCGCGCTTGAGTGGGCGGAGCAGGATAGACGCATCAAGTCGGCGAGAAAGGACAACGGCGGCACGTCCTCGGCACGAAACGCAGCTGCGAAGATGGCGTCCGGCACGTGGCTGTGCCTACTCGATGCC